A stretch of the Archangium violaceum genome encodes the following:
- the xseA gene encoding exodeoxyribonuclease VII large subunit, which yields MKKRRGTGEAPPEDSATGQGDLFGGALGTPKKAKAVVVAAPKPPPEAPPRPAVPPAPSELEDVSAALPSLPGAPSRPAPTRTVLTVGELTQQLKSTIESRFPRVLVRGEVSGFRGPNARGHLYFTLKDAEASLDVKMWASQAARLRFALRDGLAVVAEGSVDLYAPAGRYSLIAYKLEPEGEGALALAFEQLKERLAAEGLIGDNRIRPPRPLPFLPRRIGVVTSRTGAALQDFLRVLHSRNPRLSVLLCDARVQGEGSAEEVARGVERLSRTDVDVIVVTRGGGSKEDLWTFNEERVARAIFASPVPVVSAIGHEIDFTISDFVADWRAPTPSAAAERLAPVLQDLEYALATWSVRLRKAAERRVLELRERLGSLRGGVVDPRRRLSTERLRLSDAEDAMTRVMRQLLRDHRENLRGHTEHLQRQRPQARLAEQRARLVQLSARLKDAVRADVAARRASAARARLELERVSPITRVAEMRARVAHQKARLVALEKDTLASAQRHFQRLEGQLDALSPLKVMSRGYAVTFRKRDGGVVRSISDVQPGEVLGIKFANNGAKTLQSCEEIEATVTSVKGPVDC from the coding sequence ATGAAGAAACGGCGAGGGACGGGAGAGGCTCCGCCGGAGGACTCCGCCACCGGGCAGGGAGACCTCTTCGGCGGCGCGTTGGGGACACCGAAGAAGGCGAAGGCGGTGGTGGTGGCGGCCCCGAAGCCGCCTCCCGAGGCTCCGCCCAGGCCCGCCGTGCCTCCGGCTCCCTCGGAGCTGGAGGACGTGTCCGCGGCGCTGCCGTCGCTGCCCGGTGCGCCCTCTCGCCCGGCTCCGACGCGCACGGTGCTCACCGTGGGCGAGCTCACCCAGCAGCTCAAGTCGACGATCGAATCGCGCTTTCCCCGCGTGCTGGTGCGCGGAGAGGTGTCCGGCTTCCGAGGTCCCAACGCCCGTGGCCACCTGTACTTCACGCTGAAGGACGCGGAGGCCTCGCTCGACGTGAAGATGTGGGCCTCGCAGGCGGCGCGGTTGCGCTTCGCCCTGAGAGATGGCCTCGCCGTGGTGGCCGAGGGCAGCGTGGACCTCTACGCGCCCGCCGGCCGCTACAGCCTCATCGCCTACAAGCTGGAGCCGGAAGGAGAGGGCGCCCTGGCGCTCGCTTTCGAGCAGCTCAAGGAGCGGCTCGCGGCCGAGGGCCTCATTGGCGACAACCGCATCCGTCCGCCGCGCCCGCTGCCCTTCCTGCCCCGGCGCATCGGCGTGGTGACGAGCCGCACCGGCGCCGCGCTGCAGGACTTCCTGCGCGTGCTGCACTCGCGCAACCCGCGCCTGTCCGTGCTGCTGTGTGACGCGCGCGTGCAGGGCGAGGGCTCCGCCGAGGAGGTGGCTCGCGGCGTCGAGCGCCTGTCGCGCACGGACGTGGACGTCATCGTCGTCACGCGCGGAGGTGGCTCGAAGGAGGACCTCTGGACGTTCAACGAGGAGCGGGTGGCGCGCGCCATCTTCGCCTCGCCCGTACCGGTGGTGTCCGCCATCGGCCATGAGATCGACTTCACCATCTCGGACTTCGTGGCGGACTGGCGCGCGCCCACGCCCAGCGCGGCGGCCGAGCGGCTCGCCCCGGTGTTGCAGGATCTGGAGTACGCCCTGGCCACCTGGTCCGTGCGCCTGCGCAAGGCGGCCGAGCGCCGGGTGCTGGAGCTGCGCGAGCGGTTGGGCTCCCTGCGCGGGGGCGTGGTGGATCCCCGGCGGCGGCTCTCCACGGAGCGGCTGCGGCTGTCGGATGCCGAGGACGCGATGACGCGGGTGATGCGCCAGTTGCTGCGGGACCACCGCGAGAATCTCCGGGGGCACACCGAGCACCTGCAGCGCCAGCGTCCTCAGGCCCGGCTGGCCGAGCAGCGGGCGAGGTTGGTACAGCTCTCCGCGCGGCTGAAGGACGCGGTCCGGGCGGACGTGGCGGCGCGGCGGGCGAGCGCGGCCCGGGCCCGGTTGGAGCTGGAGCGGGTGTCTCCCATCACGCGGGTGGCGGAGATGCGGGCCCGGGTGGCCCACCAGAAGGCCCGGCTGGTCGCCCTGGAGAAGGACACCCTGGCGTCGGCCCAGCGGCACTTCCAGCGTCTGGAAGGGCAGCTGGACGCCCTCAGTCCCCTGAAGGTCATGTCCCGCGGCTACGCGGTCACCTTCCGCAAACGCGATGGGGGCGTGGTGCGCTCCATCTCGGATGTGCAGCCGGGGGAGGTCCTGGGTATCAAATTCGCCAATAACGGGGCGAAGACACTCCAGTCGTGCGAGGAGATTGAGGCCACCGTCACCTCCGTGAAGGGACCGGTGGATTGCTGA